The Physeter macrocephalus isolate SW-GA chromosome 13, ASM283717v5, whole genome shotgun sequence genome window below encodes:
- the KBTBD7 gene encoding kelch repeat and BTB domain-containing protein 7, with amino-acid sequence MQSREEAPRSRRLASPRGGRRPKRLSKPSVSAFFTGPEELKDTAHSAALLAQLKSFYDARLLCDVTIEVVTPGSGPGTGRLFSCNRNVLAAACPYFKSMFTGGMYESHQTNVTMHDVDAESFEVLVDYCYTGRVSLSEANVQRLYAASDMLQLEYVREACASFLARRLDLANCTAILKFADAFDHHKLRSQAQSFIAHNFKQLSRMGSIREESLADLTLAQLLAVLRLDSLDVESERTVCHVVVQWLEAAPKERGPSAAEVFKCVRWTHFTDEDRNYLEGLLTKPMVRKYCLDLIEGALQMRYGDMLYKSVVPKPESSSGCSSVVSVAENPPQRLGMCAKEMVIFFGHPRDPFLCYDPYSGDIYTMPSPLTSLAHTKTVTSSAVCVSPDHDIYLAAQPRKDLWVYKPAQNSWQQLADRLLCREGMDVAYLNGYIYILGGRDPITGIKLKEVECYSVQRNQWALVAPVPHSFYSFELIVVQNYLYAVNSKRMLCYDPSHNMWLNCASLKRSDFQEACVFNDEIYCICDIPVMKVYNPARGEWRRISNIPLDSETHNYQIVNHGQKLLLVTSTTPQWKKNRVTVYEYDTREDQWINIGTMLGLLQFDSGFICLCARVYPSCLEPGQSFITEEDDARSESSTEWDLDGFSELDSESGSSSSFSDDEVWVQVAPQRNAQNQQGSL; translated from the coding sequence ATGCAGTCCCGGGAAGAAGCTCCGCGCTCTCGCCGCCTCGCCAGTCCCCGCGGCGGAAGGCGGCCCAAGAGGCTTTCCAAGCCCTCGGTTTCGGCTTTTTTCACGGGCCCGGAGGAGCTGAAGGACACGGCCCATTCCGCAGCCTTGCTGGCccagctcaagtccttctacgaCGCGCGGCTGCTCTGTGATGTGACCATCGAGGTGGTCACGCCTGGCAGCGGACCTGGCACGGGCCGCCTTTTTTCCTGCAACCGTAACGTGCTGGCTGCCGCGTGTCCCTACTTCAAGAGCATGTTCACCGGCGGCATGTACGAGAGTCACCAGACGAACGTGACCATGCACGATGTGGATGCCGAGTCCTTCGAGGTGCTGGTCGATTACTGCTACACGGGTCGTGTGTCATTAAGTGAGGCCAACGTGCAGCGCCTGTACGCCGCCTCCGACATGCTGCAGCTCGAGTATGTGCGTGAAGCCTGTGCCTCCTTCCTAGCCCGCCGCCTTGACCTGGCCAACTGCACGGCCATCCTCAAGTTCGCCGACGCCTTCGACCATCACAAGCTGCGATCACAGGCCCAGTCGTTTATAGCCCACAACTTCAAGCAGCTCAGCCGCATGGGTTCGATTCGGGAGGAGTCTCTGGCAGATCTGACCCTGGCCCAACTGCTGGCCGTCCTGCGCCTGGACAGTCTAGACGTCGAGAGTGAGCGGACAGTGTGCcacgtggtggtgcagtggttggagGCGGCTCCCAAGGAGCGGGGTCCCAGCGCTGCAGAAGTCTTCAAGTGTGTCCGCTGGACACACTTCACCGATGAAGATCGGAATTACCTGGAAGGACTGCTGACCAAGCCCATGGTGAGGAAATACTGTCTGGACCTTATCGAAGGAGCCCTGCAGATGCGGTATGGTGACATGTTGTACAAGTCTGTGGTGCCAAAGCCAGAGAGCAGCAGCGGTTGCAGCTCTGTTGTGTCCGTGGCAGAAAATCCACCCCAGAGGCTGGGTATGTGTGCCAAGGAGATGGTGATCTTCTTTGGACATCCCAGAGATCCCTTTCTGTGCTATGACCCATACTCGGGGGACATTTACACAATGCCATCACCTTTGACCAGCTTGGCTCACACTAAGACTGTCACCTCCTCAGCTGTCTGTGTCTCTCCGGACCATGACATCTATCTGGCCGCCCAGCCCAGGAAAGACCTCTGGGTGTATAAACCAGCCCAGAATAGTTGGCAGCAACTTGCTGACCGCCTGCTCTGCCGTGAGGGCATGGATGTGGCATACCTCAATGGCTACATTTACATTTTGGGTGGGCGAGACCCTATTACCGGCATTAAACTGAAGGAGGTGGAGTGCTACAGTGTCCAGAGGAACCAGTGGGCCTTAGTGGCTCCTGTACCGCATTCCTTCTATTCCTTTGAACTAATAGTGGTTCAGAACTATCTTTATGCTGTGAACAGTAAGCGCATGCTCTGCTATGATCCTAGCCATAATATGTGGCTGAACTGTGCTTCCCTCAAACGCAGTGACTTTCAGGAAGCCTGTGTCTTCAATGATGAGATCTATTGCATCTGCGACATCCCAGTCATGAAGGTGTATAACCCAGCCAGGGGAGAATGGAGGCGCATTAGTAATATTCCCCTGGACTCTGAGACCCACAACTATCAGATTGTCAATCATGGACAAAAGTTGCTCCTCGTCACTTCTACAACCCCGCAGTGGAAAAAAAACCGGGTGACTGTGTATGAATATGATACTAGGGAAGACCAGTGGATTAATATAGGTACCATGTTAGGTCTTTTGCAGTTTGACTCTGGGTTTATTTGCCTCTGTGCTCGTGTTTATCCTTCCTGCCTTGAACCTGGTCAGAGTTTCATCACTGAGGAAGATGATGCACGGAGTGAGTCTAGTACTGAATGGGACTTAGATGGATTCAGTGAACTGGACTCTGAGTCAGGAAGTTCAAGTTCTTTTTCTGATGATGAAGTCTGGGTACAGGTAGCACCGCAACGAAATGCACAGAATCAGCAGggttctttgtaa